The Neovison vison isolate M4711 chromosome 13, ASM_NN_V1, whole genome shotgun sequence genome includes a region encoding these proteins:
- the LOC122892936 gene encoding olfactory receptor 4F3/4F16/4F29-like: protein MDGGNHSVVSEFVFLGLTHSWEIQILLLVFSSVLYVASMTGNILIVFSVTIDPHLHSPMYFLLASLSFIDLGACSATSPKMIYDLFRKRKVISFGGCIAQIFFIHVIGGVEMVLLIAMAFDRYVAICKPLHYLTIMSPRMCILFLVAAWALGIIHSLFQLAFIVNLPFCGPNLLDSFYCDLPRLLRLACADTYRLQFMVTVNSGFLCVGSFSILLISYIFILFTVWKHSSGSSSKALSTLSAHITVVLFFFGPTMFIYTWPHPNSELDKFLALSDAVLTPFLNPVIYTFRNKDMKAAMKRVCRQLVIYRKIS, encoded by the coding sequence ATGGATGGAGGGAATCATTCAGTTGTGTCTGAGTTTGTGTTTCTGGGACTGACTCATTCATGGGAGATCCAGATTCTTCTCCTGGTGTTCTCCTCTGTGCTCTATGTGGCAAGCATGACGGGAAACATCCTCATTGTGTTTTCTGTGACCATCGATCCTCACTTACATTCCCCCATGTACTTCCTACTGGCCAGTCTCTCTTTCATTGACTTGGGGGCCTGCTCTGCCACCTCACCCAAGATGATTTATGATCTTTTCAGAAAGCGCAAAGTTATCTCCTTTGGAGGCTGCATTGCCCAGATCTTCTTCATCCACGTCATTGGTGGCGTGGAGATGGTGCTGCTCATTGCCATGGCCTTTGACAGATATGTTGCCATTTGTAAGCCTCTGCACTACTTGACCATCATGAGTCCACGGATGTGCATTTTGTTTCTGGTTGCTGCTTGGGCCCTTGGCATAATACACTCACTGTTCCAACTAGCTTTTATTGTTAATTTACCCTTCTGTGGTCCTAATCTATTGGACAGCTTTTACTGTGACCTTCCTCGTCTCCTCAGACTGGCTTGTGCAGATACCTACAGATTGCAGTTCATGGTCACTGTCAACAGTGGGTTCCTCTGTGTTGGTTCTTTCTCTATACTCCTCATCTCTTACATCTTCATTCTGTTTACTGTTTGGAAACATTCCTCAGGCAGTTCGTCCAAAGCTCTTTCCACACTGTCAGCTCATATCACTGtggtcctttttttctttggccCAACCATGTTTATCTATACATGGCCACATCCCAATTCAGAACTGGACAaatttcttgctctctctgatgCTGTTCTCACTCCTTTTCTAAATCCAGTCATCTATACATTCAGGAATAAGGACA